The following proteins are encoded in a genomic region of Tachysurus fulvidraco isolate hzauxx_2018 chromosome 22, HZAU_PFXX_2.0, whole genome shotgun sequence:
- the prpf38b gene encoding pre-mRNA-splicing factor 38B, whose amino-acid sequence MAGNQQQQAVSKPPSGKHGNVLPLWGNEKTMNLNPMILTNVLSSPYFKVQLYELKTYHEVVDEIYFKVTHAEPWEKGSRKTAGQTGMCGGVRGVGTGGIVSTAFCLLYKLFTLKLTRKQVMGLITHTDSPYIRALGFMYIRYTQPPADLIEWFEPFLDDEEELDVKAGGGCVMTVGEMLRSFLTKLEWFSTLFPRIPVPVQKAIDTQMKNRPRKPPQKEGKEDEEDGDWHRSRSPRRTPSPRRSPNRSRSRSHHRERHGASFDRELERERDRQRKDKDRERDKVDRDRCADRDRDRERDRRHSQTPDRAMEKRRSREQRNERKERDGESERERSRRKERDHKERSSGTERERGRSKDKRAKGDDDAWHHKDEREERKHREERKSKRSSQSRSRERRHKGERSSKKCSRSRSRSRQEPEEKSRRHECSHSKEHMHKHSHSRERSHRREASNGKHHMRMDTEGTP is encoded by the exons ATGGCGGGGAATCAGCAGCAGCAGGCCGTGAGCAAACCTCCTTCAGGGAAACACGGCAACGTTTTACCTCTTTGGGGCAACGAGAAAACAATGAATCTAAACCCTATGATTCTTACAAATGTGTTATCGTCTCCGTATTTCAAGGTTCAGTTGTATGAGCTGAAGACCTACCATGAGGTCGTGGACGAAATCTACTTCAAG GTAACCCATGCAGAGCCCTGGGAGAAAGGCAGCAGGAAGACTGCAGGGCAGACTGGAATGTGCGGAGGG GTACGAGGCGTAGGCACGGGTGGTATTGTCTCCACAGCTTTTTGCCTACTGTATAAGCTCTTCACACTGAAACTAACTCGCAAACAAGTGATGGgtctcattacacacacagactccccGTACATCCGAGCACTTGGCTTCATGTATATACG atacacacaacCCCCTGCAGACCTGATTGAGTGGTTTGAGCCCTTCCTAGATGATGAGGAG GAGCTGGACGTGAAGGCTGGCGGTGGGTGCGTGATGACAGTTGGTGAGATGCTTCGCTCCTTCCTCACAAAACTTGAGTGGTTTTCCACACTGTTTCCACGTATCCCAGTGCCTGTGCAGAAAGCCATCGACACACAGATGAAAAATCGACCACGCAAACCACCACAAAAAGAAGGcaaagaggatgaggaggatggaGACTGGCACCGCTCAAG GTCCCCAAGGAGAACACCGAGTCCTCGGAGATCCCCAAACCGTTCCCGGAGCCGCAGTCACCACAGAGAACGGCACGGAGCCAGCTTCGACCGTgagcttgagagagagagagaccgtcaGCGAAAAGATAAAGACAGGGAACGGGACAAAGTGGACCGTGACAGGTgtgcagacagggacagagatagagagagggatcGTCGGCATTCTCAAACCCCAGATCGAGCCATGGAGAAGCGAAGAAGTCGTGAGCAGAGGAATGAGCGTAAAGAGCGGGATGGCGAGAGTGAAAGAGAACGAAGCCGTCGGAAGGAGCGGGATCACAAAGAACGCTCAAGCGGCACAGAGCGAGAAAGAGGGCGCTCAAAAGATAAGAGGGCCAAAGGAGACGATGATGCATGGCATCACAAGGATGAGCGAGAGGAGAGGAAGCACAGGGAGGAACGTAAGAGCAAGAGGTCAAGCCAGAGTCGGAGTAGGGAGAGGAGGCACAAAGGTGAACGCTCGAGTAAAAAATGTTCTCGATCACGCTCCAGGAGCCGTCAGGAACCAGAGGAGAAGAGCAGGAGGCATGAGTGCAGCCACAGCAAAGAGCATATgcacaaacacagtcacagcCGAGAACGCAGTCACCGCAGAGAAGCAAGCAACGGGAAACACCACATGAGAATGGACACTGAAGGGACTCCATGA